Sequence from the Xiphophorus maculatus strain JP 163 A chromosome 16, X_maculatus-5.0-male, whole genome shotgun sequence genome:
TTAGAGCTGCCCTCTGGTTTACTCCTCTGCCTGCTTTGCTTAAGCTTCCCTGTTCACACAAAAGGAAGTGGCAGCGTTCCCATTTCCAGCGTTGGGGTTGATGCGGCTGGTTCCCAAACGGGCTCTACGGCTGCGAGGATGTGTGGATGTTAGCGGTTATGTAACCGCGGTTCCAAAGCGAGACTGTCTGGTGTTTTTTCTAACAAACTTTATAATCTGAATTTTATAAGGACATTTTGTGAAAGTGAGTTCTGTGACAaactcatattttttcttttaaaaaagacaataattaTTGACTGACCTGATAACACAAGCATTGATTCTAAATATGTGATGGTTACACAATAGCTGATGATCAATAAGGCTCTACTGGATAACGCAGGGTCATTAGCTGGACCTCTTTCTCTCATCTTTTATCCTCTCATCCAGTGATGCAAACGATTCATAGACTTACGGTTAATTGtcgattaatggtttattagattaaaattggTTTCAATCGACTCACTAATAACGACCACTTAAGCCTTCTCTTAGTGTTATAATTTGGACGTCATCCAGATGAGGGCGCCTCTGGTCATCCGTAAGTGGATTTAGTGGATACAGAAGCAAAGATGGCCGGACTGTAACAGAATGGGAAAGAGAAACGTTTCAAACAGAGTCTGGTTTAGGAtgcaaaatgcactttatgtggttctgtttagaaatatGAACCCTtgacatctttatttattttatttaataaaatgaattattttattgtgcttatttatatttatattttaatataaatatccAGTGCTTATTTATATTTGatcctttttatcttttatttttcggTTCAGCAGCTAGatgttcctgtttattttttttataaatataaagttcaataacatgagaaaacaacaatttattcAGCATTTAATACAGCTGACACTTActaatgttaaaatgtaatttatagatagatagatttatttaaattaagcatattatgaaaaatttagcAGTTCATGTTATGTAAATATGGTCAACCCTGTTTATACGAAAGAAAACTCAGACTTTTAGGAAAATTGCTGGTCAATTGAAAAGATCCGTCAACTTTAGATTATTAGCTCATTAATCGTTATCTTGCATCCTTATTCTCATCAGATGTCGCCATGCCAACATCTCCAAGTTTTTTGGGGACAAGACACCGAAGTGCGCGGGTGCCTGCGACTTCTGCCTCAATCCCAAAGTGGTGCGGGCCCAGCTGGAGCAAGCGGCCGCTCTCAGCACCAAGACCGCAGAGGGCCAGAGTGGACAGCCCAAGGGGCCGTTCGGGTACCTGCCGGAGCAATATGAAGGAGGGAAGAAGGGCTACGGCTTCGAAAGGCAGGGCGAACTCTTGTTACGCTTTctgaaatgcagttttaatgCGACTTGGTGTGAggtaatgatgatgatgatgctgcaTTCTACCTCTGCAGGTACGATGAAGGGGAGGAAGGAAATGCTGAAGAGGAGaccaaaaagaggaagaaagagttTTCTGACCTCTTCAAGAAGCAGATGAATCTACGAAAGGtgacttttaatatttattcaacaatttGATGCCTAGCTGATCACATCACAGTTAGACTTTTTCTTCCTAAatgggattttttaaatgtatttttaaacattaaaaatgcatagaACAAAATATGCCCCAACGCATTTCCTACCTCCCCCCTATTAGTTTCAATCAACATTTGCTGAATTTTGGAGCTTCTCTACCATTTGCATGCAAGCTGTTAGCAGCAAAGACTGACCATTCCTGTTGGAGCCCGTCTTGTGAAATCACTCCCACATGTTGGAGAGAGCTGGCACAACGTTTGAGTCAAACTGCTCTAAGCGGCGGCCAGCCAAACCCTTTACAGAACAACATAACACAGGAATGTCAAAGATGGTGAAAGAAAAAGGAGCCGAATAAAAACTTAAACCCCTTTCTGACAGTGCAGTCCAATAGAAAAACAACCATTACAGTATCGTTTTCACACGGCGTGGTTAAAAGACGTGTCAGTGTGAAAATGCTAACTCATGTCGATGCTCGTGTGTCTTCAGGGCTCTGACGGCCTGAGGAAGGACTTTGTTCCACCAGGTACCGCCAACAGTGGAATAAGACACAGAGATGAGTAGAGCGGTTTATTGGTGGAGTAACAAGTTGTTCCTGTTGTGCAGATGCTGACTGTCCGCTCAGAGAGGCCAGCAGCCAGAGGATCCCCCGGCTCACGGTGAAGGTACATGACAGAACTGGAACACATTCCTCGCCTGCATTCATTAGCGAACGCTCGTTAACTCGCAGGCAAGGCGCCGGTTAGCAGATGCCTGTCCAGCTGCAGTAAAATGTGTAGACTttatttgaaatgcatttttccCACATGTGTCCACCATGTACAGTAGTTGCTCTATTGATACAAGAATGtgaaatctatatttttatttaggtaTTACCTCTCAACGGACGTTCATTTCATATGAACAGATTAAGATATGAAGTTTAATAAAGAGGTTTCCAGGGTTAATCAAAAAGTATGGAAAAGTTAAATTCCTtcctctataaaaaaaaaaaaaaaagtctacagtaaataaaaggtgagtttttgtttttacattttaaaaacatgccacaAAGCAGCCTGAgaactgtaataaataaatgttgacataacaaatgtaaaaaattaatttagtaaaCTTGAGTCTCGTTTCAGACCAGAGAGCATTGCCTGTACCGCCTGCGAGATGCTCTGCGTGACCACCAGGGGTCAGAAGACATATTCAGGTCAGAGGATTCAGATGTTCTCAACAACCGTTCAGCCGAAACCCGATagagtgaaataaataacagtCTTCCTTTATTTCCTTTCTGTCGCTCAGCTGCAGCAGTCTGATGTCAGCGGTGGATTTAGAGCACGAGGTCTTCAATAGCTGCAAAACCTCCAACTTGTACAAAGCTGCCATCTTGAAGAAGGTAGATTGAAAATGTCTGCGCCACAATATGagcgatttaaaaaaagaaaaataaaataaaaccaggcatgttttctgtttaactCATCTGTTGTCCTGAAGGTGTCGGAGATTACAAAATCAGCACCTCGGACAGAAGAAGGCAGCAGCAACGACTCCAGAGAAACGGAGACGAAGCATAAAGCCGATGGAAATTCCTCGTGTTTATACccagaggagctgcagggcTTCACCTCGGCCTCTCAGATCTACTCGGTACGAGTGGCTTTTTACACAATCATCACAGAACATTGAGCACGATTTAATTCTCCTCCTTTTTGCTCTAGATGAAGCGGAAAAGAGTGGGAGCGGGCCAGAGGGGCTCCTCTAACTGCTTCCAGTCCGCCAAGGATCTCCTGAATCCTGTGTCTAGCAAAGTGACGGAGAACGGGGGCTTCATCGGCGACTCCTCCGTGGAGTCAGACGTCAAACGGATCAGGGTGAAAGAGTCGGAGACAGAGACGGCATCATCCGTCAGAACCGGAGCCGTCAGCCCGGCCAAAGCAGGCAGAGTCAtgagcaggaagcagcagaagaTGGCGGAAGCGGCGAAGAGTTCTCGCAACATCTCGCAGTACTTTGTGAAGAAGAAACTCGCGGAGGAGGAAGAGCTGCGCCCGGAGGCAGGCGGCTTGTCGTCAGAGACTCCCAGTGAGGTTTATGAAGAGAACTCAAGGCAGGAGCTGCCTTCCCTGCCGAGCGACCCTGCGCTTGTAGAGAGCGAGGATCTGATCCTGATAGAACCTAAAACGGAAGTCATCGTTTTGTCCGACGATGAAGAGCAGGAAGCGGGAAGAGAAGCAGCTATGACTCTGGTTGAAGACATTCCTCATGAGGATACGACTACTATCACAGCGTACTTTAACCTCAGTAAACATTTCTATCAAACTTTACTGGCAAAAGTCTTTTTTACAACCTTAACTACATTTTCACCATTTTCAGACCAAACCAacctaaagaagaagaagaagcatcTTCTAGTCTACTTTTAGTTCAAGAGGTAGAGTgtcttacaaaaatattcataacgCTTAAACTATTCCACCTTTTGTCTCATTATGGACACACACTTTAACATGCTTTATTGGAGATTATTGGTGCTCTCAGCTGTgaagtggatggaaaatgatacatggtttcacattatttcacccataaaaaaatctgaaaagtgtaacATGCATTTGATTTCAGTCCCCTTTTGCTTTGATACCTCTAAATAGAATCGACTGCCTTCAGAAATGACCTAACTGGTTATTCaaactgtgtttaatttaacatCGGTAAAAATGCAGATGTTCTGTGAAAGCATCAGAGGTCCGTTAAAGAACAGATGTGAAGACAAGAAAAACGGCAGACACACCAGAAATAAAGTTATCTAAACAGTTTTTAGTCACTCACTTCACtacacgaaaaaaaaaaaaaactaatttagatTATTGGATTTAAATACAGAATAACTCAGGAAAAAAATGAGCATAAAGAGGGACCAAGTTTTGAGACGTTTTGTGAATTTATGAGGGAGAGCAAATTTAAACGCTGCTccattgtgaaaaaaaaacaactaaaacagcaaagcagaagGTGATATgcccaagtaaaaaaaaactcacttctAGACCAATAGATTTTATCTGACatataaaaaaacttattttagcaTAGTTGGTTAAGTAGAGAGCTATTTAGCCAACTATTATTGGTTAAATAGCTCACCCGTATTTAACCAATAACACCCAGTTTCCACTCGCATCATAGAGGCGGGCTAAGCAGAGGTTTCACCTACATTATTAATTACTCCTTTAGACAaaggtttatttgtttagcagGTCAATAATATGAAATATTCAGCCAGAGCTAAATATTCGCTTGTtagaacggcctagtcaaagtccatgAAGGACTTAAACTGCTTTTGCCGGAACAGGTTCCACTTCTCCTTCTGATTCTTAGTTATGCACTGCTTCGTGTTGGTCCATGATATAAAATGTCGCTCTTTGTGCAGGACTTGCGTTTTCATTTAATTCTCGGCGATGGATGACAGCgctgtgtgtttgcaggttACAGACGACGTGGAAACGGAGCAGAAGGAGACGTCTCCTGCGGCGAAGCGCAGCCGGACGCTGGGTTCTAGCAAAAGGAGAGTGACGTTCAACCCGGAGGTGCAGGAGAGGTCGCTGCCGCCGCCCGGTGAACCTGTGAAGGCCGTGACGCTGCAGGAAACGGCTAACATTGTGGTCCATTATCTCAACCCCTATTATACTCAGGGAAAGTTTGCTACTAAGGTGTGCAGAGTTCTATATTAGCAAATTAGAACtaaatttaatgtgtttaataaatgtatgaatGCTTTCACAGGTTCTGTTTAAGTCTTTTGCGCGATACTTGTCTCACCTTCTTACAGAGGGtaaaagttgtgaaaaaagCCAAGGTAATTAAACACTTGGCACCatatgaaattgttttttgtttgttttgtcagtATAGTTACTTGTCAGTAACTATAACCTCTGTGTCTGCAGTTAAAGGTGAAGCTAAAGTTCTCATCAAGACGTTTTTCAGCAGAGTCCAGCGCTGCGAGAGCGAGGCCGACTGGGCGCACCTGAAGAGATCGCACAACTCCAAAGCCCCAGAGAGCAAGGACTGATGGGACATGCAGTCCTTTTCCTGTGTCAAAGTCTTCTTTATCAGTGCCTGTCTGGTTCCTGCAGTTGATTTCTGGCTTTTTAttcaaaaagcttaaaatgaaGGGCTTTTGCAGCTGCTTGCATGTCATGTCAACACATGAGCAATAAAACTGACAGTCTGTCGGTGTAATGATGAGACAAGTGCTCTTAATGTTTTAGCCCCCATGAGTCAAGTCATGTTTAAAATCTGTGCAAGATGTCCGAGTCCGCTTGGATCAGCAAAACTACAGCCTGATCCTCAACTTGAATCCAAGAAGTCAacaggatttcttttctttgtggcaaaaataaaagcGCAGGTGTGAACAGGTTACATCACTCACACAGCTGTATTTAATTTATCTGGTTGAAGTGCTATCATAAGCAACAAAAGATGAATATGTTGAAAAGCCCTTCATGTCTGCTGTTCAGCACAGCGGAGGAgccgtcatgctgtgggcctgtttgttttctaaaggAGCTGGGGGCGGGAACCTTGGTCATTCAAACActttaatatttgaaatgcatgcttggcagaaaacaggaagtgatacAGATCATATGGTCAGATGTGACACCTTGTAAGTCCATTTCAGTTCTCAGACCTAAATCCTCTGAAAAATCTATGATGAGCTGAAAAGCAGAGAGGATTCTGGGTGATCAACTCAGACTGGGAGAAGAGGATCAAAGATCCCACTCTGTAAAATGTGGAAATGCTAAGAGCTTTTCTAAGGAAAGATGTTTGACACACTCACTCTCATCTTCGTTATGCATCAACGTCCTACTTTAACGGTTAAAAGCTTTCAGACTAAATTGCATCAGaaagagtttaataaaacagaGGTTCCCATTCTGAGGACCACGTGTTTACCAAATCACATAGCAgccttcaatgtgttttattaaaaaaaaataaaataaaagcttctgttGTGTTTCTAAAAGGctttttagtttgtatttttcagaaTTTCCAAACATCGCGAGCATGTATGTGTCTGTATATTTAAAGTAGATGGGGATGAAGCCACTgctggatttttaaaacatggggAAAGCTGCAGCTCACTGTTGGggctaaaaatatattttaacagtttcctCATGTTGTATCTGTCCTGCTGAAACAACTAAACGTGTGATTtcataaaatctgtttcttttcttctgtaaataaaagattgttttacttttactgttgGTAATGGCAGAATGTGTGAACGAAAAGCAAGAAGATAAACATAGAGATTCATTCATGTTTATGATAAAATAAGCTAGAGGAAGTGTGTGTCTCAcgtggtggaaaaaaaacatctcctgGTTTCTGATGTCTAAATTGAAGTTTATGGAAGCGGTTATGAACAAATCCAGTAAATATTGGTGTCTATACATCGGCTCCCAGCATTCGGGTTGCCAGGATACGGTCAAAACTATCAGCTACAGAGAAAATGATGCAGCCTATGTCAGGCAGGTTGGAAGAGTTGAGTACAAGACAGAGAACATGCTTACAAATAATAAACAAGGAAATTAGAAAGGCAGAAGAATCATACGAGATGCATAAACGCAAATCGATCTTATTGACATAAGCTTAGGTTAGCAgggatttataaaaaaaaagccaaaattagagaaaaaatacatttggtgTGATTTAAGAGAAGCAAATAAGCTTAATCACAAGAGACTGTTCAAAATCACAGCTAGggagaaaattatatttaaaaaatgtctttggttCATTTTTTATCAGCGGCTATTTATGATTTGATCAAGTGTTCATTGTGttgcaaaatatgttttaaaatagcaaaaaacaaaaaatggatgTGAAGACGGAATAAACTGTTTTATCTTGTTTCCATCAACACCTAAACTTGGTTTACTGACTGGTTTGATGAAGAAATACTTGCTCTAAATTTAGAAAATGGTCAGCAGCTGAAAAAGATTAGAAAAGCAGTGTATTTTCAGGAAAACAGCAAATAGTGTAAACTTGGATGTTGCATCGTtttgctaagaaaaaaataagggtatgtttgattttcttttctaaacagatttatgttttttgtgcaGTGGGACGTTTAGATGCCACATGGCTCTATAACCAGGGTGAAATGGGTTTAGGGGAATCACAAGCACTCTATCAGTTACACCAAGGTAATTTTCTACTGTTAATTTGCATCTCCACAAGCTATAAAATAACTAGCAGagcaattttctttctttctttctttctttctttctttctttctttctttctttctttctttctttctttctttctttctatttggCTTCCTTCCTGTGGGCGGAACCACGCCACTACTAATCCAACAACCTACTGATTATTGCTCTGTGATCTCTACGGAGCTGGTATTTCCCACGGCTCGTGAAGGCAGCAGTAGTTGGTCACCGGGCTGCTGGCTGTCAGTCTGCGTCTTTAaaggccgccgccgccgccgccgcagcagcagcagcagcagcggcccCCGCTAGCAGAGGCTCCCTGAACTACCAGCGCTGCTGCATCTCTCTGGAGCCTCCAACAtctgcagaagcagcagctgctctgccAGGATTTAATTCGTTCACTCACTCCGAGAGGCAGCGCCgctattgtttgtttgtttgcgtGCATTTGCTTCCACTTCCGGGCGGGTCTGCTCTTCATCGCCggtggaagaagaagaagaaggagaggagcggaaggaggaggagaagttCACCCGGCATCGATGCTTCGAGCTGGGAGGATGGAGGAGTTTGTaacggaggaggaggagccgTGGTACGACCAGCGGGACCTGGAGCAAGGTGAGGTCATCTGAGTGGTGATGGGTGGGTCGCAGGGTTGCAAAATGCAGAATGAATGAGCCTCCCTGCGTCGTCTCCCGGTCCCTTTCTCCGCTAATTATTGGGATCTTGTCAGGGAGGCATCCCGGAATAACCCTGCGTGAATGCTGCCTCTGTTTTCAGCTCCTTCCTCCGTCCTGGCACATCGCTGTACTCACGCTGCTCGCTACTCCAAGCGTGGAAAGCAAACATCTCCTTTTGATTCCACATTATTTCAGAGATCCATCCGCCAGACTCAataagaaatgtatatattactAATTTAGAATATGCTGCCACTTTATCATATATTCAGACCATCCTCCAATATCAAGTTACTTGGATAcacaaatcagttttattgtaCCTTCCTGTCCAGATACTAGCTCTAATATTGGTTATTTTTGCAGCACAACAGGAAAACATGACAATGCAGTATAACTGCTGGATATGATGATTCTATCACGACATGGATCAGCGGTGGGCATAAAGGGCTGCAAAGAGGGGCAAACATGCTTTTGGAAATTTgaacaaatctgaaatattattGCCTATACCAAATTTTGCATCTAAACAGTTCTGTGCAATGACATCTGGGATATGGTGATATATTTTGCAGCTATAGTTGTACTTTAAATTCTCAAGCAAATGtcaaagtggaaaacatttgaaaataaatcaaagagaggtgaatcattttattaaattaactcTAAACATGATTTATATCAGCTGCTGGTAATGATGGCTGAAAATACGTTGCATAGACAGATGTTGAGATGGTGTCATAAAGTTAAAGTATTTGTAGACTTTGCAGCTATGAGAGTTGGAGCTCTTACGATTTACATGTGCGTTTCACAGATATGATATCTGAAATGCAAATGTGAGTCGTATCTTTAGATCCCAAAGTTAGgaagaatttattaaaaaaagatgtataTATCTGGAGACAAAATCCTAATAAACATGACTGGTGAAGATGAACTTTAGGCATCCAAAAGTTAATCTGTTCCTATGCATAGATTCAAAACATCGCAGTAATGATTACCgatcataaaaacaaagatgaaatattatctcgttaatttcaaaatgtttgcagatattCACAATTGAGTGACAAATTAGCTTTTCGCAGCTACAATTtaggcatttttatttatttatttattcagaataAGACTGGTGAGGAAACTGGCTGCATGGAGTTCAAGTGCTATATTTCTGTAGCagtgatgtctttttttgtggagAATCCCTTCATCTGACGCgttgttgctgtttgtgcttttcttgttttcttctgttcacCCAGTTTTCCCTTTAGGCATTATTCTGGAGTTGCGTGACCTAATCAATCGTAAAATAACTTGTCTGAAACGATCTAAAATGTCTATTGTGGATCGAGGGCAAATGTCGATAAATGCACGTGAATGCAACTGTTTATTATCGAAATGCACGTGAAGAACCGACTTGCGAATTTGTGCTTTGGTGCTCTGGTCCAAGTATAATTGGCTTGCGACAGAGATCAATCCTTCCCTGATGAGTTAACTGGAGCAGAGCTTCCTCAGAGGCCAGATGAGAGCGCCCTTCCTCCTTTCCGTCCTCAACATCACCCCATCTCCTGATCACCTGCTGACCCAGAGAACCAAAGCGGCTTTGCATCTCATCGCCACATTACGCATCGTCGTCGTAGAGGAGGGAATCAGGTGGACTTGACTCTCTGATGTCGCCATTATTCCGATCTGAGGTCGAAAACGTTAAATGCCTGAGCTGATTAGAGCCCCTCCCTCCAGCCCTCCAGACAAAAACGGGCGCAGAGATTTTGACTCCTCGGGGTCAGAGTGGATGGTATGATTATCTTCCACGCACTCGTGGAGTTAGACCCCAGAAACGACGCTGTTATGCAACATCTTCGCCGCCGGCTCTTCTATTTTAAACCCCGCGTGTTGATTACGATTCCAC
This genomic interval carries:
- the recql5 gene encoding ATP-dependent DNA helicase Q5 yields the protein RNRCATTRKLSVVRRRMSTSLKQALKSHFGFDGFRSKLQEDVVNVVVRGQRDVFVCMPTGAGKSLCYQLPAVLAEGITLVISPLIALIQDQVDHLKELNIAACSINSKLPVGERRLILADLRSKRPKLKLLYITPEMVASPSFHPCLTDLCSRGLLSYLAVDEAHCVSQWGHDFRPDYLKLGELRARIPGVPCLALTATAPKNVQEDIVQSLKLQCPMSFVTPVFRSNLHYDVIFRDLLPNPYAHLHAFIKKALAMDSGAAGQGCGIVYCRTRDGCETVAYQLNKLGVVAKAYHAGMKAVDRTEAQNEWMQGKVLVIVATISFGMGVDKANVRFVAHWNLAKSLAGFYQESGRAGRDGLPSLCRTYYSRKDKDQLNFLIRQEVTRRQEKRGSFKETDKAALTDLEAMVLFCEHEGCRHANISKFFGDKTPKCAGACDFCLNPKVVRAQLEQAAALSTKTAEGQSGQPKGPFGYLPEQYEGGKKGYGFERYDEGEEGNAEEETKKRKKEFSDLFKKQMNLRKGSDGLRKDFVPPDADCPLREASSQRIPRLTVKTREHCLYRLRDALRDHQGSEDIFSCSSLMSAVDLEHEVFNSCKTSNLYKAAILKKVSEITKSAPRTEEGSSNDSRETETKHKADGNSSCLYPEELQGFTSASQIYSMKRKRVGAGQRGSSNCFQSAKDLLNPVSSKVTENGGFIGDSSVESDVKRIRVKESETETASSVRTGAVSPAKAGRVMSRKQQKMAEAAKSSRNISQYFVKKKLAEEEELRPEAGGLSSETPSEVYEENSRQELPSLPSDPALVESEDLILIEPKTEVIVLSDDEEQEAGREAAMTLVEDIPHEDTTTITAPNQPKEEEEASSSLLLVQEVTDDVETEQKETSPAAKRSRTLGSSKRRVTFNPEVQERSLPPPGEPVKAVTLQETANIVVHYLNPYYTQGKFATKVLFKSFARYLSHLLTEGKSCEKSQVKGEAKVLIKTFFSRVQRCESEADWAHLKRSHNSKAPESKD